The proteins below are encoded in one region of Alistipes indistinctus YIT 12060:
- the lipA gene encoding lipoyl synthase has protein sequence MPIQHDEVTKHKKPDWLKIRLHNNEGYSQVAHIVREHGLHTICSSGRCPNQAECWSRRTATFMILGEICTRSCKFCATASGKPLPPDSDEPRKLARSVSLMGLKHCVITSVDRDDLPDGGASHWAASVRSVRESNPDTTIEVLIPDFDGKEELIDIVLASAPDIVGHNIETVERLTPQVRSRAKYGVSLNVLKHIAGRGATAKSGLMLGLGESEAEVLATMDDLLENGCRILTIGQYLRPTLKHLPVAQYVTPEKFAWYKEEALRRGFTYVESGPMVRSSYMAERAMQRCREENKAGAEHSSDTVAGGTCRAAVRSEQ, from the coding sequence ATGCCCATACAGCATGATGAGGTAACGAAACATAAAAAACCCGATTGGCTCAAGATAAGACTCCACAACAACGAGGGGTACAGCCAGGTAGCTCATATCGTCCGGGAGCATGGACTCCACACGATCTGCAGCAGCGGCAGGTGCCCCAATCAGGCGGAGTGCTGGAGTCGGCGTACGGCCACTTTCATGATTTTGGGAGAAATTTGCACCCGTTCGTGTAAGTTCTGTGCAACAGCCTCCGGGAAACCGTTACCACCCGACAGCGACGAGCCGCGCAAGCTCGCCCGTTCGGTCTCTTTGATGGGACTGAAGCATTGCGTAATTACCTCCGTGGACAGGGATGACCTGCCCGACGGGGGTGCCTCCCATTGGGCCGCTTCCGTGCGTTCCGTACGGGAATCCAACCCCGATACCACCATAGAGGTACTGATCCCCGATTTCGACGGCAAGGAAGAACTGATCGATATCGTTCTCGCCTCTGCGCCCGACATCGTGGGGCACAACATCGAGACGGTCGAACGCCTCACGCCGCAAGTACGTTCGCGCGCCAAATACGGGGTCAGCCTCAACGTACTGAAACACATCGCCGGCCGGGGTGCCACGGCCAAAAGCGGCCTGATGCTGGGCCTCGGCGAAAGCGAAGCGGAAGTCCTCGCGACGATGGACGACCTGCTGGAAAACGGCTGCCGGATTCTCACGATCGGCCAATACCTGCGCCCGACACTCAAACACCTGCCCGTAGCGCAGTACGTCACCCCCGAAAAATTCGCGTGGTATAAGGAAGAAGCGCTCCGGCGCGGTTTCACCTATGTCGAAAGCGGCCCGATGGTACGCTCTTCGTACATGGCCGAACGGGCCATGCAACGCTGCCGGGAAGAGAACAAAGCGGGTGCGGAACATTCATCCGACACGGTCGCGGGCGGCACATGCCGCGCAGCGGTCCGATCCGAACAATAA
- a CDS encoding MalY/PatB family protein codes for MKYDFDEVISREGTNCEKLDARERLYGRGDVIPLWVADMEFAAPPAVLNAIRKRAEHPILGYSYRSDQYWNSIIGWVERRSGWKIKGEWLDFTPGVVSGIVFALRAFTSPGDGVVIQPPVYHPFARQVRLNDRVVVNNPMREVQGRFEIDFEDLDRKLSGAKIFLMSNPHNPTGRVFTREELIHIGELCVKHDVLILSDEIHSDLVFDPHRHLRIAALDERFAARTLTFIAPSKTFNLAGLSTSVVITPNPTLYRRLHDEFNKLHADQGNIFGTVALEAAYTYGDDWLDQLRVYLKGNIDFVCNFLHERIPSVRCTPPEGTYLMWLDFREWGMTHEEVYRFLIDKAGWGVNEGSMFGEEGRGWMRMNVATQRSVIERAMEQLYAAWKTLRAEGKAR; via the coding sequence ATGAAATACGATTTTGACGAGGTAATCTCCCGCGAGGGAACGAATTGCGAGAAGTTGGATGCGAGGGAGCGGCTTTACGGGCGCGGCGATGTCATTCCGTTGTGGGTGGCCGATATGGAATTCGCTGCGCCGCCGGCAGTCCTGAATGCGATCCGTAAACGGGCCGAACATCCGATCCTGGGCTATTCCTATCGCAGCGATCAATATTGGAATTCCATCATCGGCTGGGTCGAACGTCGCAGCGGATGGAAAATCAAGGGGGAGTGGCTCGACTTTACACCCGGTGTCGTGTCGGGGATTGTTTTTGCATTGCGTGCTTTCACCTCTCCGGGGGACGGGGTCGTGATCCAGCCGCCTGTTTACCATCCGTTTGCGCGACAGGTACGCCTCAATGACCGAGTGGTGGTGAACAATCCGATGCGTGAAGTGCAGGGGCGCTTCGAGATCGATTTCGAAGATCTCGACCGAAAACTTTCCGGTGCGAAAATCTTTCTGATGTCGAATCCGCACAACCCTACGGGCCGTGTTTTTACGCGCGAGGAGTTGATCCACATCGGCGAGTTGTGCGTGAAGCACGACGTGTTGATTTTATCCGATGAAATCCATTCCGATCTGGTATTCGACCCGCACCGGCATCTGCGTATCGCGGCACTCGACGAGCGGTTTGCCGCCCGTACGCTGACCTTTATCGCTCCGAGCAAGACTTTTAATCTGGCGGGACTTTCGACTTCGGTCGTGATCACGCCGAACCCGACGCTTTATCGGCGGTTACACGACGAATTCAATAAGCTCCATGCCGATCAGGGGAATATTTTCGGTACGGTTGCACTCGAGGCGGCTTACACGTATGGTGACGATTGGCTCGATCAGCTCCGGGTCTATTTGAAGGGCAATATCGATTTCGTCTGCAATTTCCTGCACGAACGCATCCCGTCGGTACGGTGTACCCCGCCCGAAGGGACTTACCTGATGTGGCTCGATTTCCGGGAGTGGGGCATGACGCATGAAGAGGTGTACCGTTTCCTGATCGATAAAGCCGGCTGGGGCGTCAACGAGGGTTCGATGTTCGGTGAAGAGGGCCGGGGTTGGATGCGCATGAATGTCGCGACGCAGCGCAGCGTGATCGAGCGGGCGATGGAACAGCTTTATGCAGCCTGGAAAACACTTCGGGCGGAAGGGAAAGCCCGGTAG
- the recJ gene encoding single-stranded-DNA-specific exonuclease RecJ, whose translation MSAEKRWVLKEQGEPAKVARLATALEIPPVLANLLVQRGIETEEEAWQFFNPKLENLHDPFLMKDMRKAVERVDLALSRGESIMVYGDYDVDGTTAVALVYSFLRRLGHKALMFYIPDRYTEGYGVSYKAIDHAQRKGVGVIITLDCGIKATEKVAYAKERGIDMIICDHHLPGEKIPEAVAVLDPKRADCPYPFKELSGCGVGFKMLQGYCLYKGLPFSEVECLLDLVVVSIASDIVPLVGENRILAYYGLKRLNEKPGKGLQSIIKICGLEKHAITIDDIVFKIGPRINAAGRMEVDAEGENAAPSGGHSAVYLMVARDEEVATEYGAFIDRSNQDRKNIDRSVTQEAHDFIEHHPQMKELKSTVIYNPQWMKGIVGIVASRLIETYYRPTVVLTMSNGFVTGSARSVPGFDLYQAVESCADLLENFGGHMYAAGMTMKPENVEMFTKRFNDYVEEHIDPEMLIPQVDIDSELLFSDITPHFRATLARFQPFGPGNTAPVFVTRNVSNRGDARLVGAEREHLKMDLIQGQKPNTVIPAIAFQQPKLYEYVRTGRSIDVCYSVVENHYRGAVFAQLRIKDIKKSNPTAAKD comes from the coding sequence ATGTCAGCAGAAAAAAGATGGGTTCTCAAGGAGCAGGGGGAACCGGCTAAAGTGGCCCGACTGGCCACCGCGCTGGAGATTCCTCCGGTCCTTGCCAACCTGCTTGTTCAGCGTGGCATCGAAACAGAAGAGGAAGCATGGCAATTCTTTAATCCCAAGCTCGAAAACCTGCACGACCCATTCCTGATGAAAGACATGCGGAAGGCGGTCGAACGGGTGGATCTGGCCCTCAGCCGGGGCGAGAGCATCATGGTTTACGGCGATTACGACGTAGACGGCACCACGGCTGTGGCCCTGGTCTATTCGTTTCTGCGCCGGCTCGGTCACAAAGCGTTGATGTTCTACATCCCCGACCGCTACACCGAAGGGTACGGCGTCTCGTACAAGGCGATCGACCATGCCCAACGCAAAGGCGTCGGGGTGATCATCACCCTCGATTGCGGAATCAAAGCGACCGAAAAAGTGGCTTACGCGAAGGAGCGGGGAATTGACATGATCATCTGCGACCACCACCTGCCGGGAGAAAAGATTCCCGAAGCGGTGGCGGTACTCGATCCCAAACGGGCCGACTGCCCCTATCCATTCAAGGAGTTGTCGGGTTGCGGGGTAGGATTCAAGATGTTGCAGGGATACTGCCTTTACAAAGGGCTGCCTTTCTCGGAAGTGGAATGTCTGTTGGACTTGGTGGTGGTGAGCATCGCCTCGGACATCGTCCCGTTGGTGGGCGAAAACCGGATTTTGGCCTATTACGGCCTCAAACGCCTGAACGAAAAGCCCGGCAAGGGGCTGCAGTCGATCATTAAGATTTGCGGACTGGAGAAGCATGCGATCACGATCGACGACATCGTCTTCAAGATCGGGCCGCGCATCAACGCCGCGGGCCGTATGGAGGTCGATGCGGAAGGTGAAAACGCGGCGCCTTCGGGTGGCCATTCGGCCGTCTATCTGATGGTGGCGCGCGACGAAGAGGTGGCCACCGAATACGGTGCCTTTATCGACCGCAGCAACCAGGATCGAAAAAACATCGACCGCAGCGTCACGCAGGAGGCGCACGATTTTATCGAGCACCATCCGCAAATGAAGGAGCTCAAAAGCACCGTGATCTACAACCCTCAGTGGATGAAAGGGATCGTGGGAATCGTCGCCTCGCGGCTGATCGAAACCTACTACCGCCCCACCGTCGTGCTGACGATGAGCAACGGATTCGTGACGGGTTCGGCCCGCAGCGTCCCGGGATTCGACCTTTACCAGGCCGTGGAATCATGCGCCGACCTGCTCGAAAATTTCGGCGGACACATGTATGCGGCAGGTATGACGATGAAGCCCGAAAACGTCGAGATGTTCACGAAGCGCTTCAACGACTATGTCGAGGAGCACATCGATCCGGAAATGCTTATCCCGCAGGTAGATATCGATTCGGAACTGCTCTTCAGCGATATCACGCCCCATTTCCGCGCGACGCTGGCCCGTTTCCAGCCTTTCGGCCCGGGCAATACCGCGCCGGTATTCGTCACACGGAATGTGAGCAACCGGGGCGATGCGCGGCTGGTCGGTGCCGAACGGGAACACCTCAAGATGGATCTGATTCAGGGACAAAAGCCCAATACGGTGATCCCGGCCATTGCGTTCCAGCAGCCGAAACTCTATGAATATGTCCGGACAGGCAGGAGTATCGACGTCTGCTATTCGGTGGTCGAGAATCACTACCGCGGCGCCGTTTTCGCCCAACTCCGGATCAAAGACATCAAAAAGAGTAATCCGACGGCAGCAAAGGACTGA
- a CDS encoding pyridoxamine 5'-phosphate oxidase family protein, protein MDAKNEMIRKGGTLLDACEVITVASVDGKGYPRPVPVVKLAAEGCGQIWFATGAGSRKTAQFRANPKAGVSFFAGQDSVVLTGFIEEVPDPARRAFWQDWMLEHFPLGADDPEYCLLKFTAQCGTFWIGGEFVTYDL, encoded by the coding sequence ATGGATGCAAAAAATGAAATGATCCGTAAGGGAGGAACACTGTTGGATGCGTGTGAGGTGATTACGGTGGCTTCTGTGGATGGTAAAGGCTATCCGCGTCCGGTTCCTGTGGTGAAATTGGCGGCCGAAGGATGCGGTCAGATTTGGTTTGCAACCGGGGCCGGTTCACGTAAAACTGCACAGTTCCGGGCCAATCCGAAAGCAGGAGTGAGCTTTTTTGCCGGACAAGACAGTGTCGTGCTGACGGGGTTTATCGAAGAGGTGCCCGATCCTGCACGACGTGCTTTCTGGCAGGATTGGATGCTGGAGCATTTCCCGCTGGGGGCGGACGATCCCGAATATTGCCTGTTGAAATTTACGGCCCAGTGCGGAACGTTCTGGATCGGCGGCGAATTCGTGACGTACGACCTGTAA
- the lipB gene encoding lipoyl(octanoyl) transferase LipB, which yields MEYVSIKNLGRTEYSEAWEIQKRFFGQLLLQKQQGSAEEQYLLLVEHPHVYTLGKSGHESNLLVNGQFLAKIGATYFRTDRGGDVTYHGLGQLVGYPILDLERIGVSLRDYIFSLEESVIRTVADYGITAGRLEGATGVWIDPHTPRARKICAIGVKASHFVTMHGFALNVTTDLNYFSHINPCGFTDKGVTSIERETGLKPSLEEVGQRFTAHFGEILKIELK from the coding sequence ATGGAGTACGTTAGCATAAAGAATCTGGGCCGCACGGAGTACTCCGAAGCGTGGGAGATACAGAAGCGGTTCTTCGGACAGCTCCTGCTGCAGAAACAGCAGGGATCGGCCGAAGAGCAATACCTGCTGCTGGTCGAACATCCCCACGTCTACACACTGGGCAAAAGCGGCCACGAGTCGAACCTGCTCGTCAACGGGCAGTTCCTGGCTAAAATCGGCGCTACCTACTTTCGTACCGACCGCGGCGGCGATGTTACCTACCACGGGCTGGGCCAGTTGGTAGGCTATCCGATTCTCGATCTGGAACGGATCGGGGTCAGCCTGCGCGACTACATTTTTTCGCTCGAGGAGAGCGTTATCCGCACCGTAGCCGATTACGGCATCACGGCCGGCCGGCTCGAAGGAGCCACCGGGGTCTGGATCGACCCGCATACGCCCCGTGCACGCAAAATCTGTGCGATCGGTGTAAAAGCATCGCATTTCGTGACGATGCACGGGTTCGCACTGAACGTCACGACCGACCTGAACTACTTTTCCCACATCAACCCCTGCGGTTTTACCGACAAGGGAGTGACCTCCATCGAGCGAGAAACCGGGCTGAAGCCGTCGCTCGAAGAGGTGGGGCAGCGCTTTACTGCGCACTTTGGCGAGATTTTAAAAATCGAATTAAAATAA